A stretch of DNA from Oryzomicrobium terrae:
GTCGATGCTCTCGCTGGAGGCCACCAGCTCATCGAGCATGCGCGACACCTGGCGGACGTTGCGCGAGATTTCCGACATGCCCTTCTTGTGGTTATCCAGCTCCTCCAAGGTCATGATCGGAATGTAGATGTCGTGTTCCTCGAAGCGGAACAGACTGGTGGGGTCGTGCATCAGCACGTTGGTATCGAGGACGAACAGCTTGGAGGGGCTGGCAGCGACCGCTTTTTTGGCTGCTTTGGGAGCGGTTTTCGGGGCGGCTTTGGCTTGCGCTGCAGATTGGCGGGCCATGGAGTTTCCTTGCGTTCGTTGATGACGAGACTGGGGGGCAACAAGCGACACGACGGCGGGGTGCTACGGATAAAACGGCGAAGCTAGGGAACCGTATAGCAAGGCAAGGTTACAGGGCGCGCACGGCGTCCAGCACGGCCTGGGCATGGCCGGGAACCTTCACTCCGCGCCATTCCTGGGCCAGCTTGCCGGTGCGGTCGAAGACGAAGGTACTGCGCTCGATGCCGCGTACCTGCTTGCCGTACATGTTCTTCATCTTGATCACGCCGAAGGCATTGCAGACGGTTTCGTCGGTGTCGGAGAGCAGTTCGAAGGGCAGTTCCAGCTTGGCCTTGAAGTTGGCGTGGGATTTCAGGCTGTCCCGGGAAATGCCGACGACGACGGCCCCCGCGGCGAGGAAATCGGCATAAAGGTCGCGGAACTGTCCGGCCTCGGTGGTGCAGCCCGGGGTGCTGTCCTTGGGATAGAAATAAACCACGACCGCCTGGCCGGCCTGGGTGGCTGCTGCCAGGTGAAAGTCGCCGCCGGTGCCGGGGAGGGTGAAGTCGGCGGGTACGCTAGTGCTCATCGGGGTCTCCTTGAAAGGCCGAAAATGCATTCGTTAGGGCCATTCTCAGGAAAGTGGCGCTTCCCGGCAAGTGTGTCTGCGCAAACGCGCTGGGCCCGGCCGTTACCGGGCACCCTCTGGAGATTGGCTTGTGGCGCGGTTCTCCAGAGGGTGGGGGGTATGACGTCTTCTTCCGCGGTGTGGCGGCCGGCCTTAGCCGTCAGGCATTGGCCGGGCTGGCCATGGCGCCATCCAGCTGGCCCATCAGGTGATCGAGGCGTGAGGTCGCATCGGCGATGCTCTGGGTTTCCTGGGAAAGGACGCCGGTGGCTTGGCCGAAGGTCGTGATCTCGGTTGAGAATGCGCTGAAACGCTCCTGCTGATGAAGCGCTCCGGACGCGATGTCATTGAGCAGGCCGGCAATCACCTGCGCTTCGCCAATGACGGCGGCCAGTCGTTCCTGGGCCGCCCGGGCATTGTCCCGGCCATCCTTCATTTGCGCGCCACCGTTACGTACCGCCTGAAGGGCGTCCTGGGTGGCGGCGAGGATTTCGGCGATGCGCCGCTCGATGTCGCCGGTGGCGTGTTGGGTTCGCTCCGCCAGCTTGCGCACTTCGTCGGCGACGACGGCGAAGCCCCGCCCCGTTTCTCCGGCCCTGGCTGCCTCGATGGCAGCATTGAGGGCCAGCAGGTTGGTCTGGTCGGCCACGTCGCGGATGATCTGGACGATGGCGCCAATCTCGTTGTTGCGCGCCCCCAGTTCCTCGATTCGGGCCACAGCCTGGCCGATAGCCTGGTGCGCTTGCTCCAGGCGATCCACCGCTGAATCCATGACCACACCGCCGGC
This window harbors:
- a CDS encoding peroxiredoxin; translation: MSTSVPADFTLPGTGGDFHLAAATQAGQAVVVYFYPKDSTPGCTTEAGQFRDLYADFLAAGAVVVGISRDSLKSHANFKAKLELPFELLSDTDETVCNAFGVIKMKNMYGKQVRGIERSTFVFDRTGKLAQEWRGVKVPGHAQAVLDAVRAL